A region of Mustela lutreola isolate mMusLut2 chromosome 17, mMusLut2.pri, whole genome shotgun sequence DNA encodes the following proteins:
- the SSTR5 gene encoding somatostatin receptor type 5: protein MEPLFPAPMPVTWSPSPAVTSAAGENGTLVGPSPSPGARAVVVPVLYLLVCAAGLGGNTLVIYVVLRHAKMKTVTNIYILNLAVADVLLMLGLPFLATQNAVSYWPFGPVLCRLVMTLDGINQFTSIFCLTVMSVDRYLAVVHPIRSARWRRPRVAKLASAAVWAFSLLMSLPLVVFADIQEGWDTCNLSWPEPVGLWGAVFIIYTSVLGFFGPLLVICLCYLLIVVKVKASGVRVGAPRRRSERKVTRMVVVVVLVFVGCWLPFFVVNIVNLAFVLPEEPVAAGAYFFVVVLSYANSCANPVLYGFLSDNFRQSFRKVLCLRKGSGAEDADATEPQPDKSGRLQEATPPVCGSEANGLMQTSRL from the coding sequence ATGGAGCCTCTGTTCCCGGCCCCCATGCCGGTCACCTGGAGCCCCTCCCCAGCGGTCACCAGCGCAGCTGGCGAGAACGGGACACTGGTGGGGCCGTCACCGTCACCGGGGGCCCGCGCGGTGGTGGTGCCCGTGTTGTACCTGCTGGTGTGCGCGGCGGGGCTGGGCGGGAACACCCTGGTCATCTATGTGGTGCTGCGCCACGCCAAGATGAAGACGGTCACCAACATCTACATCCTGAACCTGGCTGTGGCTGATGTGCTGCTCATGCTGGGGCTGCCCTTCCTGGCCACGCAGAACGCCGTGTCCTACTGGCCCTTCGGCCCCGTCCTGTGCCGGCTGGTCATGACGCTGGATGGCATCAACCAGTTCACCAGCATCTTCTGCCTGACCGTCATGAGCGTGGACCGCTACCTGGCCGTTGTGCACCCCATCCGCTCTGCCCGCTGGCGCCGCCCCCGGGTGGCCAAGCTGGCCAGCGCCGCGGTCTGGGCCTTCTCGCTGCTCATGTCCCTGCCGCTGGTGGTGTTCGCAGACATCCAGGAGGGCTGGGACACCTGTAACCTCAGCTGGCCAGAGCCTGTGGGCCTGTGGGGCGCCGTGTTCATCATCTACACGTCGGTGCTGGGATTCTTTGGGCCCCTGCTGGTCATCTGCCTGTGCTACCTGCTCATCGTGGTCAAGGTGAAGGCATCGGGCGTGCGTGTGGGCGCCCCGCGGCGGCGCTCAGAGCGCAAGGTGACCcgcatggtggtggtggtggtgctggtgttCGTGGGCTGCTGGCTGCCCTTTTTTGTGGTCAACATCGTCAACCTGGCCTTCGTCCTGCCCGAGGAGCCCGTCGCCGCGGGCGCCTACTTCTTCGTGGTCGTCCTATCCTACGCCAACAGCTGCGCCAACCCTGTGCTCTATGGCTTCCTCTCCGACAACTTCCGCCAGAGCTTCCGGAAGGTTCTGTGCCTCCGCAAGGGCTCCGGTGCCGAGGATGCCGATGCCACGGAGCCTCAGCCCGACAAAAGTGGCCGGCTGCAGGAGGCCACACCGCCCGTGTGCGGCTCTGAGGCCAACGGGCTCATGCAGACCAGCCGGCTGTGA